One Cicer arietinum cultivar CDC Frontier isolate Library 1 chromosome 8, Cicar.CDCFrontier_v2.0, whole genome shotgun sequence DNA segment encodes these proteins:
- the LOC101490771 gene encoding putative glycerol-3-phosphate transporter 2 gives MRLIRTSKHVPLSKSSFSNPTHSSPQTMKTTIQIYGVSLSLILINLAAIMERADENLLPSVYKEVSEAFNAGPSDLGYLTFIRNFVQGLSSPLAGILVINYDRPTILSTGIFCWALSTAAVSACHDFLQVAFWRAINGFGLAIVIPALQSFIADSYNDGMRGTGFGFLSLIGNVGGVGGGVLATVMAGQHYWGIEGWRCAFVMMATLSALIGILVLLYVDDPKKRISTTQDASESSERGDTIYNGNVSVTSTWMYSWAATKSVIKVKTFQIIVLQGIIGSLPWTAMVFFTMWFELIGFDNNTSATLLSLFAVGCAMGSFIGGSIADQLSQTYPYSGRIMCAQFSAFMGIPFSWFLLRVIPQSVTSFLTFSITLFFMGLTISWNATAANGPMFAEVVPVKHRTMIYAFDRAFEGSFSSVAAPLVGILSERMFGYNSKSVDPIKGSSAEALALSKGLLSMMAIPFGLCCLCYTPLYCIFKKDRENARIHAVKEEEMM, from the exons ATGAGACTCATTCGAACCTCAAAACATGTTCCTTTGTCCAAATCATCATTTTCCAATCCCACGCATTCTTCTCCCCAAACCATGAA AACAACAATACAGATTTATGGAGTCTCTCTTTCGCTTATTCTTATCAACCTTGCCGCTATTATGGAGCGTGCGGACGAGAATCTTCTTCCATCTGTCTACAAAGAAGTTAGCGAAGCATTCAATGCCGGACCTTCTGATTTGGGTTACCTCACATTCATAAGGAATTTTGTTCAAGGACTTTCATCTCCTCTAGCCGGTATACTCGTTATTAACTATGATAGGCCAACAATTCTTTCTACGGGAATTTTTTGCTGGGCTTTATCAACTGCTGCTGTTAGTGCTTGTCACGATTTTCTGCAGGTTGCATTCTGGAGAGCGATAAATGGATTTGGTTTGGCGATTGTGATTCCAGCACTGCAGTCTTTCATTGCTGATAGCTATAATGATGGAATGAGGGGAACTGGATTTGGATTCCTAAGCCTTATCGGTAACGTAGGTGGCGTAGGAGGTGGTGTTCTGGCTACAGTCATGGCTGGTCAGCATTATTGGGGAATTGAAGGATGGCGATGCGCCTTCGTTATGATGGCAACTTTGAGTGCATTAATTGGAATCCTTGTTTTACTATATGTAGATGACCCAAAAAAAAGAATTTCTACCACTCAAGATGCTAGTGAGAGTTCAGAAAG GGGTGATACTATTTATAATGGCAATGTTAGTGTAACATCAACTTGGATGTACTCTTGGGCAGCCACTAAATCTGTGATCAAAGTGaaaacatttcaaataattGTGTTACAGGGAATTATTGGATCACTACCATGGACTGCCATGGTGTTCTTCACAATGTGGTTCGAACTAATCG GTTTTGATAATAATACTTCAGCAACACTTCTCAGTCTTTTTGCTGTTGGATGTGCAATGGGGTCCTTCATAGGAGGATCAATAGCTGATCAACTGTCACAAACCTACCCGTATTCAGGTCGTATCATGTGCGCACAATTCAGCGCTTTTATGGGAATTCCATTCTCATGGTTTCTTCTTAGGGTGATACCTCAATCAGTGACTAGTTTTCTTACCTTTTCGATCACGCTCTTTTTCATGGGTCTAACTATAAGCTGGAACGCTACGGCTGCAAATGGACCTATGTTTGCCGAGGTAGTACCAGTCAAACACAGGACTATGATTTATGCATTTGATAGAGCTTTTGAAGGCTCATTCTCTTCTGTTGCAGCTCCTTTGGTTGGAATTCTTTCTGAGAGAATGTTTGGCTACAATTCCAAATCTGTTGATCCCATCAAAGGATCTTCAGCAGAGGCTCTTGCCTTGTCAAAAGGACTTCTTTCAATGATGGCCATTCCATTTGGATTGTGTTGTTTGTGCTACACACCATTGTATTGTATATTTAAGAAGGACCGCGAAAATGCTAGAATACATGCAGTGAAAGAGGAGGAGATGATGTGA